One Lysobacter silvisoli DNA window includes the following coding sequences:
- a CDS encoding pyridoxal-phosphate dependent enzyme, translated as MNAVHAHIADAVKAPALVQLASNLYVARFETMKLYSTLVAVERLLASGRVRPGATLLDSSSGLYAYALAVACHRYGLHCHIVGSKTIDRALMLQLRVLGATVEQVEPQATLKLDQSLRVARIQQLLHERPDMHWMQQYHDDIHYHGYAPVAEAIADALGCAALSVVGGVGSGCSTGGLAQALRAIDDGVELIGVQPFGSVSFGCQHIEDPGIIIAGIGTSIPFRNVRHALYDQVHWVSFDYGVAGAVALLREHAVFAGLSSGCAYLVAAHEAARRPERSVLFVAADTGHRYVEGVFAHHDSAADPRTLAPQTIESLDQLALPWSAMAWARRDYPPAPAAH; from the coding sequence GTGAACGCGGTGCATGCGCATATCGCCGATGCGGTCAAGGCGCCCGCATTGGTGCAGCTGGCATCGAACCTGTACGTGGCGCGGTTCGAGACCATGAAGCTGTATTCCACCCTGGTGGCGGTGGAACGTCTGCTCGCCAGCGGCCGCGTGCGCCCAGGCGCGACCTTGCTCGACAGTTCCAGCGGCCTGTACGCCTACGCGCTGGCGGTGGCCTGCCACCGCTACGGCCTGCACTGCCACATCGTCGGCTCCAAGACCATAGACCGCGCGTTGATGCTGCAGCTGCGCGTGCTCGGCGCCACGGTCGAACAGGTGGAGCCGCAGGCCACGCTGAAGCTGGACCAGAGTCTGCGGGTGGCGCGCATCCAGCAACTGCTGCACGAGCGGCCGGACATGCACTGGATGCAGCAGTACCACGACGACATCCACTACCACGGCTACGCGCCGGTGGCCGAGGCCATCGCCGACGCCTTGGGTTGCGCGGCGCTGAGCGTGGTCGGCGGCGTCGGCTCGGGTTGTTCCACCGGCGGCCTGGCGCAGGCCCTGCGCGCGATCGACGACGGCGTGGAGCTGATCGGCGTGCAGCCCTTCGGCAGCGTCAGTTTCGGCTGCCAGCACATCGAGGACCCCGGCATCATCATCGCCGGCATCGGCACTTCGATCCCGTTCCGCAACGTGCGCCACGCGCTGTACGACCAGGTGCATTGGGTCAGCTTCGACTACGGCGTGGCCGGCGCGGTGGCGCTGTTGCGCGAGCACGCGGTGTTCGCCGGGCTGTCCAGCGGCTGCGCGTATCTGGTGGCCGCGCACGAGGCGGCGCGGCGGCCGGAGCGCAGCGTGCTGTTCGTGGCCGCCGACACCGGCCACCGCTACGTCGAGGGCGTGTTCGCCCACCACGACAGCGCCGCCGACCCGCGCACCTTGGCGCCGCAAACGATCGAGTCGCTGGACCAGCTGGCGCTGCCCTGGTCGGCGATGGCTTGGGCCCGCCGCGACTACCCGCCGGCCCCCGCCGCGCATTGA